In a genomic window of Primulina huaijiensis isolate GDHJ02 chromosome 10, ASM1229523v2, whole genome shotgun sequence:
- the LOC140986099 gene encoding importin subunit beta-1-like — MAMEVTQVLLSAQSVNSTLRKHAEETLKQFQEQNLPGFLFSLSGELASEEKPVESRKLAGLILKNALDAKEQHRKSELVQRWLSLDASVKSQIKSCLLQTLSSPVSDARSTASQVIAKVAGIELPHKQWPELIGSLLSNSHQVLFHVKQASLETLGYMCEEVSPEVVDQDQVNKILTAVVQGMNSNEGNTEVRLAATRALYNALGFAQANFSNDMECDYILRVVCEATLSPDVKIRQAAFECLVSIGSTYYDKLAPYIQDIFNITSKAVREDQEPVALQAIEFWSSICDEEIDILEEYGGDFTADSDVPCHYFIKQALSVLVPLLLETLLKQEEDQDQDEGAWNLAMAGGTCLGLVTRTVGDDIVQLVMPFIEENVTKDDWRQREAATYAFGSILEGPSPEKLTPIVNVALSFMLTALTNDPNSHVKDTTAWTLGRIFEFLHGSTMVTPIITLTNSQQIITVLLQSMKDAPNVAEKACGALYFLAQGYEDVGSTSPLTPYFQEIVQSLLNVTHREDAGESRLRTAAYETLNEVVRCSTNETAHLVLELVQVLMTELHKTLEAQKLSSDEREKQNELQGLLCGCLQVIIQKLGASESTKYAFMQYSDQIMNLFLQVFACRSATVHEEAMLAIGALAYATGPNFAKYIPDFYKYLEMGLQNFEEYQVCAVTVGVVGDICRALEDTVLPFCDGIMTQLLKDLSSNQLHRSVKPPIFSCFGDIALAIGENFEKYLMYSMPMLQSAAELSAHTADVDDEMLEYTNLLRNGILEAYSGIFQGFKNSPKTQLLIPYAPHILQFLDSIYMEKDMDDVVMKTAIGVLGDLADTLGSNAGSLIQQSLSSKDFLDECLSSEDHLIKESAEWARMAINRAISV; from the exons ATGGCTATGGAAGTCACTCAAGTTCTTCTTAGTGCACAGTCAGTCAATTCAACTTTAAGGAAGCATGCTGAAGAAACCTTAAAACAGTTTCAGGAGCAAAACCTTCCTGGTTTCTTGTTTTCCCTATCTGGAGAGCTCGCTAGTGAGGAGAAGCCAGTTGAAAGTCGTAAACTAGCTGGTTTGATTTTGAAGAATGCTTTGGATGCCAAGGAGCAGCACAGGAAGTCTGAGCTCGTGCAGAGATGGTTATCATTAGATGCATCTGTGAAGAGCCAAATCAAGTCATGCTTGTTACAGACCCTCTCGTCTCCAGTATCTGATGCTAGGTCAACAGCCTCACAAGTCATTGCAAAAGTTGCTGGCATTGAACTACCGCATAAGCAGTGGCCTGAGCTTATAGGATCCCTTTTATCAAATAGTCACCAGGTCCTTTTTCATGTTAAGCAAGCCTCACTCGAAACTCTGGGATACATGTGTGAAGAAGTTAGCCCGGAGGTTGTTGATCAGGATCAAGTAAACAAAATACTGACAGCTGTTGTCCAAGGCATGAATTCTAATGAAGGAAATACAGAGGTTCGACTTGCTGCCACCCGAGCTCTATATAATGCTCTTGGATTTGCCCAGGCCAACTTTTCTAATGATATGGAGTGCGATTACATATTGAGAGTTGTTTGCGAGGCCACACTCTCGCCAGATGTGAAAATTCGGCAGGCTGCATTTGAGTGTTTGGTCTCAATAGGGTCAACATATTATGATAAATTAGCTCCATATATTCAAGACATTTTCAACATCACATCCAAGGCAGTCCGAGAAGATCAAGAACCTGTTGCTCTTCAAGCAATTGAATTTTGGAGCTCAATATGTGATGAGGAGATTGATATTTTGGAAGAGTATGGTGGTGATTTCACAGCAGACTCCGATGTCCCATGCCATTATTTTATCAAGCAGGCACTCTCTGTACTTGTTCCTTTGTTGTTAGAGACACTTCTTAAGCAAGAAGAGGATCAGGATCAGGATGAAGGTGCTTGGAACCTTGCAATGGCTGGTggtacatgccttggtttggtTACCCGTACTGTGGGGGACGACATTGTACAACTTGTGATGCCATTTATTGAAGAAAATGTAACAAAAGACGATTGGAGGCAAAGAGAAGCTGCCACTTACGCGTTTGGTTCTATACTGGAAGGTCCTTCACCTGAGAAGTTAACCCCTATTGTCAATGTTGCTCTTAGTTTCATGCTCACAGCTTTGACTAATGATCCCAATAGCCATGTAAAGGACACCACTGCATGGACCCTAGGCAGAATATTTGAATTTCTTCATGGTTCAACCATGGTGACCCCCATTATTACCCTGACAAACAGCCAACAAATTATCACAGTTCTCCTCCAGAGCATGAAAGATGCTCCTAATGTTGCTGAGAAAGCCTGCGGTGCTCTCTATTTTCTTGCCCAAGGTTACGAAGATGTGGGATCTACATCTCCCTTGACACCTTATTTCCAAGAAATTGTTCAGTCGCTTCTTAATGTTACTCATAGAGAAGATGCTGGTGAGTCTCGACTTAGGACAGCAGCATATGAGACCCTAAATGAAGTAGTTAGGTGTTCAACTAATGAAACAGCTCACTTAGTGTTGGAACTTGTCCAAGTGCTCATGACAGAGCTTCACAAGACTCTAGAGGCGCAGAAACTTTCATCTGATGAGAGAGAGAAGCAAAATGAATTGCAAGGCCTTCTCTGTGGGTGTTTACAGGTTATCATCCAGAAATTAGGAGCATCAGAATCCACTAAGTATGCCTTCATGCAGTATTCAGATCAGATCATGAATCTTTTTCTCCAAGTATTTGCTTGTAGAAGTGCTACGGTCCATGAGGAAGCAATGCTTGCTATTGGTGCGCTTGCCTATGCTACAGGTCCCAACTTTGCCAAGTACATACCAGATTTTTACAAGTATTTGGAGATGGGTCTCCAGAATTTCGAGGAATACCAAGTTTGTGCTGTTACAGTTGGTGTTGTGGGCGATATCTGCAGGGCACTGGAGGATACGGTCCTACCCTTTTGCGATGGAATCATGACTCAGCTTCTGAAAGACTTGTCAAGCAACCAGCTGCATCGTTCTGTGAAGCCTCCAATCTTTTCATGCTTTGGTGACATAGCTTTAGCAATTGGAGAAAATTTTGAGAAGTATTTGATGTATTCCATGCCCATGCTGCAGAGTGCAGCCGAGTTGTCGGCGCACACAGCAGATGTTGACGATGAAATGCTGGAATATACTAATCTTCTAAGGAATGGAATTTTAGAGGCATATTCTGGGATATTTCAGGGCTTCAAGAATTCTCCTAAGACCCAACTCTTGATTCCATATGCGCCTCATATCCTGCAGTTCCTGGATAGCATATACATGGAGAAAGATAT GGATGATGTTGTCATGAAAACTGCAATTGGAGTCCTTGGAGATCTAGCTGATACTTTGGGAAGTAATGCTGGTTCTTTGATTCAGCAGTCTTTATCAAGCAAAGACTTTTTAGATGAATGCTTGTCTTCAGAGGACCATTTGATTAAAGAATCTGCTGAGTGGGCCAGGATGGCCATTAATCGTGCCATATCTGTCTGA